In Spirobacillus cienkowskii, a genomic segment contains:
- the rplS gene encoding 50S ribosomal protein L19, with protein sequence MKHPILKSFESMHLRQKQLPIFKAGDTVCVWVKIQEGTEKDGTPKYRLQSFEGTVIRFRKGTTNSTFLVRKMSSGGIGVERNFYVHSPLIDHVDVKVRGKVRRSRIYYIKKLRGKAARISSRFVSAEELKSYEQA encoded by the coding sequence ATGAAACATCCTATTTTAAAGTCTTTTGAATCAATGCACTTGCGCCAAAAACAGCTTCCTATCTTTAAAGCTGGGGACACCGTTTGCGTTTGGGTAAAAATTCAAGAAGGTACAGAAAAAGATGGAACTCCAAAGTATCGTTTACAATCTTTTGAAGGTACTGTTATTCGTTTTCGTAAGGGAACAACAAATTCAACATTTTTAGTTCGTAAAATGTCTTCTGGTGGTATTGGGGTTGAGCGCAACTTTTATGTACACTCACCTTTAATTGATCATGTTGATGTTAAGGTACGTGGTAAAGTGCGTCGTTCAAGAATTTACTACATTAAGAAGCTTCGCGGTAAGGCTGCTCGTATTTCTAGTCGTTTTGTTTCGGCAGAAGAGCTAAAAAGCTATGAGCAAGCTTAA
- a CDS encoding 50S ribosomal protein L35, translating into MAKSKSKVKAKIAKSKGKVNKAIKTKKAAAKRYKLTATGLVKVPHVGKQHKATSKNRSRKNRLKKAKIMRAESTRLVARCIPNGL; encoded by the coding sequence ATGGCAAAGTCAAAATCTAAGGTTAAGGCCAAGATAGCAAAGTCAAAAGGGAAAGTTAATAAGGCAATCAAAACTAAAAAAGCAGCAGCTAAAAGATATAAGTTAACTGCTACTGGTCTTGTTAAAGTTCCTCATGTAGGCAAGCAACATAAAGCAACATCAAAGAATCGTAGCCGCAAAAATCGCTTGAAAAAGGCAAAAATTATGCGCGCTGAGAGTACAAGATTGGTTGCGCGTTGCATTCCGAATGGGCTTTAA
- the rplT gene encoding 50S ribosomal protein L20: protein MARVKRGFKLRRRHKKVLKLAKGYRGTRSKLYRTAIQIVRRALCYAYRDRKVKKRDFRALWIQRINAAARAHGMPYSKFMNGLKKANIVLDRKQLSEIAIQDGAVFEALVKKSMAALSK, encoded by the coding sequence ATGGCTCGTGTAAAACGTGGTTTTAAACTTCGTCGTCGTCATAAAAAAGTATTGAAATTAGCAAAAGGCTACCGTGGAACCCGCAGTAAGCTATATAGAACGGCTATTCAAATTGTTCGTCGTGCTTTATGTTACGCTTATCGCGACCGTAAAGTTAAAAAACGCGATTTTCGTGCATTGTGGATTCAGCGTATTAATGCTGCAGCTCGTGCGCATGGTATGCCTTACAGCAAATTCATGAATGGTTTAAAGAAGGCAAATATTGTTTTAGATCGTAAACAATTGTCTGAAATTGCAATTCAGGATGGCGCGGTATTTGAAGCTCTTGTTAAGAAATCAATGGCTGCTTTATCAAAATAA